The proteins below come from a single Clarias gariepinus isolate MV-2021 ecotype Netherlands chromosome 17, CGAR_prim_01v2, whole genome shotgun sequence genomic window:
- the trim69 gene encoding E3 ubiquitin-protein ligase TRIM69: protein MCVRERQGQHLRHLQIFVHEKKNFSFQTNPMSSKRPKPEKTEKPKMAQRLSRDLTCSICLDLFKQPVSLPCDHTFCKSCITNYWSGGGGGGARVTGQPATGSSSSCPQCRKVFPGQAYRPNRIVANIVESYTREIEEESASAACSTPSAAPRCARHREELKLYCEEEHELVCLVCAVSQEHRSHALVCVDEAEQKYRKTLSSLSTALQAELNTALECERDTEDEVKKLKEHTADLKQRIEAQFSDLHQFLYQEEKMLQVKLKTEERRELIRLDEHKALLCVEISRLRRAFSEIEEKLREHEPYTLLRNIKTLLQRQPLKFEKPSLTPPQLCEGRFAGPLQYRVWKSLKGSLYPVPSAITFNSSTANPWLSVTPSLTCVRYQTFNNSARDNPQRFDAALSLLGSQGFTHGCHYWEIEVSSSAVWTVGVARESVGRKGVIKALPANGFWTVSLSYGVQYMAGTWPPTVLSLHEQLERVGVYLDYKRGLVSFYNAESMTHLYTFRDNFNETLYPYFNLGFLDKVHENEPLKVFMPKI from the exons atgtgtgtgagagagagacagggacaacATTTGCGACATCTCCAGATTTTTgtgcacgaaaaaaaaaacttttctttccAAACCAACCCGATGTCTAGCAAGCGTCCCAAACcggaaaaaactgaaaagccaaaaatggcGCAGAGACTTAGCCGCGATCTGACTTGCTCGATCTGCCTGGATTTATTCAAGCAGCCGGTGTCTCTCCCGTGCGATCACACCTTCTGCAAATCTTGCATTACTAACTACTGGAgcggcggaggaggaggaggcgcgCGCGTAACCGGTCAGCCCGCCACCGGCTCGTCCAGCTCGTGCCCACAGTGCCGCAAAGTGTTCCCGGGCCAGGCGTACCGGCCCAACCGCATCGTCGCCAACATCGTCGAGAGCTACACCCGGGAGATCGAGGAGGAGAGCGCGAGCGCCGCGTGCAGCACGCCGAGCGCCGCGCCGCGCTGCGCGCGACACCGCGAGGAGCTCAAGCTCTACTGCGAGGAGGAGCACGAGCTCGTGTGTCTCGTGTGCGCCGTGTCGCAGGAGCACCGCTCTCACGCGCTGGTGTGTGTGGACGAGGCGGAGCAGAAGTACAGG AAGACACTGAGCAGCTTGTCCACGGCACTTCAGGCAGAGCTGAACACAGCGCTGGAGTGTGAGAGGGACACTGAGGATGAGGTAAAGAAACTGAAG GAACACACTGCGGACCTCAAGCAGCGTATCGAGGCTCAGTTTAGTGACCTCCACCAGTTCCTGTATCAGGAGGAGAAAATGCTGCAGGTGAAGCTCAAGACAGAGGAGCGGAGGGAGCTGATCCGCCTGGACGAGCACAAAGCCCTGCTGTGTGTGGAGATATCCCGGCTGCGGCGTGCTTTCTCAGAGATCGAAGAAAAACTGAGAGAGCATGAACCATACACACTGCTTAGG AACATAAAGACTCTACTTCAGAG GCAACCACTGAAGTTTGAGAAACCGTCTCTGACACCGCCACAGCTGTGCGAGGGTCGATTCGCTGGGCCACTTCAGTACCGTGTCTGGAAATCTCTCAAAGGCAGCCTCTATCCAG TGCCATCAGCCATCACATTCAACTCGAGCACAGCGAACCCATGGCTAAGCGTGACGCCGTCTCTCACCTGCGTGCGCTACCAGACCTTCAACAACTCAGCACGTGACAACCCACAACGCTTCGACGCTGCTCTGTCCCTACTCGGTAGTCAAGGCTTCACCCATGGATGCCACTACTGGGAAATTGAAGTGTCAAGCAGTGCTGTGTGGACGGTGGGCGTGGCACGAGAATCTGTCGGCAGGAAAGGTGTGATCAAAGCGCTACCGGCCAACGGCTTCTGGACCGTCTCGCTCTCCTATGGTGTGCAGTACATGGCAGGGACATGGCCTCCCACTGTCCTGTCCTTGCATGAGCAGTTGGAGCGCGTTGGTGTGTACCTCGACTATAAGAGAGGTCTTGTGTCGTTCTACAACGCTGAGAGCATGACACACCTCTATACGTTCCGGGACAACTTTAACGAGACGCTCTATCCTTACTTTAACCTCGGCTTTCTGGATAAAGTGCATGAGAACGAGCCGCTAAAAGTCTTCAtgcctaaaatataa